The Acidobacteriota bacterium genomic sequence TCGTCTGACGGCATGCGGCAGGTCAAGCGCATCGGCTACGTCCTGAAGAGCCTCCACGAGCCGCCGCACTTCCACGTCGGGGTCACGGCGGCCGCGCATGATTCGCCTTGCCGACCACAATGCCGGCCGTTGTCCTCATACGGTGCGGTATCGGCCATGGTCCCTGCACGTGACTATCGAGTTCGCGGCAGAACAAGCAGCCCTGCGATTCGAGCGGTACCTGAAGTCCGGCTCTGGCCGGGCCTTCGCGAAGCGCCATTTCGAATCGTGAGCCGCTCCGGCCGTTTCCGGCGGTTTGCGCGGTGAGTGCCTTGTCCCGTCGGTTCCGCAAGGCGGCGGCCGTCACACGCTCGAGAACCTGCCGCTTCGTGAAGCGGCCCGTCGCGTAGTCCTCGAATGCCTTGCGGATGATTGGCGCACGTTCGGGATTCTTCATCCTGTCGGCAGGCTGGGCGAACTTCGGCACTCCGCTCTACGACATCACTTTCAGCGCGCAGAATCCACGAACCGATCGGGTGGCCCCGCACGCATCGATGACCTCGCCAGGCCGGAGACGGCCGGTCGAGAGCATCCTTCGCCAGGTTGCTGAGAAGCCCGATGCTGTTCCTCTCGATGTAACCGCGCAGGCTGTCTGGCCCCGGAGCGTCGTCAACGGCAAGCCACAGGACCGACATCGCCCCGATCAGCGAGCTAACGTCGCGTTCGAGGGCGTGCTCGAGTCCTCTGACCTCGCGAGAGGCATTGCTCCCGAGACCCCACGTGGAGACGGTCGCCGCCTCCGGAAGCGTCGACCCCACCAACAGCCTGAAGATTGAACCGCGATGGTTCCCTCCCCCCGAAGCCTGCTGTCCCCTGTGCTGCGACAGCCGGTTCCACAGTGTCGTCGAGGAACCTGACGTCAGGGCGTGAGTTCCAACGCGGACAATGCGAGGACCCGAGCCGGAGTCGCTTCTCTCCTGCCCTGGCTCCCGGAAGAAGTAGACCCCACGCGCTGGCCAGGGCATCCGGCCGCGGCACTGCCAAAGCAGCCGCGCTCCACCGATTCGATTCTCCAGCGTAGATAGAAGCTCGTAGAAGCGGACGAGGTCGTCCAGCCGTCGAGGCATTGTGGCTGGACGACGGTCAGCGGTTGCCGGCGTCGGGAGGGGGTTCGGCCGAATCTGCGAACGGGTTGACCACCGTCACGCCCGCGATGATCTGCCCGGGATTGAGGTCCTCGGACAGCACGCGTGTGGCGCCGCTACGCGCCGCGGCGGCGACGATCAACGCGTCCCAGAAGCTGATGCCGGCCTCGTCCTCGATTCGGAATGCCTCTTTGACGTCGCCGGTCTCTGGCTCGACGCACCACGGGATGTACGTCCCCACAACCGCTCGCGCGTCTGCCTTCGATACCGGCGTCCTGATCTTGCGGGTGACGTTGACGTAGAACTCGTGGAGGACCTGGGTGCTGAGGACGCCGGTTCGCGCGAGCCACAGGTCACGCAGCAGCGCCTTGGCCACGTCGCGTTTCCGACCCGCGTCCACGTCGTGGGCGTAGATCAGGACGTTCGAGTCGACGAACGCCTTATCGCTCGTGCCACTGGTCACGCGTGGATTCGATCCGGCCGCCAAGGTGGAATCCCTGCTCAAGAAGCGCGAGCGCCCGCCGCTGCGCCTGCTGGTAGGCGTCGTCCTCCCCGACCAGCGCCTCGATCTGCTCGGCGAGCAGGCCGCTGATGGACGTGTTCCGCTTGGCCGCGAGGACTTTGGCCTTGCGCAGGGTGCGCCGATTCAGGCGGACTGTGATGTTCTGGGTCGCAGACTCAGGTGTTGCCATGGCGGCCTCTGCACGTATTATACGTGCAACACGGCAACGATGAGACTCCCTGCTCGGAAGTGCCTGAGGGGTCTGAGATGCGGGTCCGCGACGAGATCGAACGACGGTTCCTGTCGCCAGGAATCCAAGAGCGGCGGCTCGCTCGCTGAAAGTAGGACCGCTCGTCCAATGCTCCCGGAACTCGACGTAGTCCATGTTGAGGATTCGGGGATGCCGCGCTTTTCTCGCGCCGCTCGGCCGGCGGCGGCCCAGACCGGTCCTCGGCCACGGCGCGCCGCCTGACGGCGCCGCGAGCGGGCACGACCCCGGTCGGTTCCACCCGACAACCCCACGCTGCGCAGATGACCTTGCGTCAGTCGAGCGGGTGCCGACAGCGGAGCCGTGGAAAGCGCGCGTAGTCGCGGTCGGTCGTGATGTAGGTGCAGTTGTGTTCGACGGCGATCGCGGCCAGGTAGGCGTCCTGGATGAGATTGCCACGACAATCTACGCGGGCGCAGAGTTCGCGAAAGATCGGCCAGTGACCGCTCTCGGCGCGCATGGCGATGGCGGCGGGCGCAGCCAGACACGCGTCGATGAACGCCTCAACGATGTCGCGCGGACTCGGGGGCCTGAAGACGGCGGGATGCGTCGCGATTCGCATCACCGCCGAAAGCACAGGCTCGAACAGGGCGACGGACTCCGTGCCGTTCAGCGCATCCTGCAACCAGGCATGATACTCAGCGTGGCGCTCGCTCTCTTCGCGAAAGGCGTAGAGGAGCACGTTGACGTCCGGCGCGATCATCGAATGCCGTCCATCCGGTCGTAGACCGTCCCCATCTCATCGAGGCTCAGCCCCGACTGCAATCCCTCGCCCTTGAATGTCGGGAGGCGCACCTGAGGCCGGCGCTTGCCACGACGTTCTGCCAAGCGGGCTCGGAGGGCCTCTTCCACGAGCGCGGTCAACGTCGTCCCGTGCCGGGCGGCGTACGACTTCGCCCGGCGGTGCAGCTCGTCGTCGAGCGAGATGATGGTGCGCATGCCAGCCTCTGCTGATATCAATGTATCACGCCGCGGCGCGGCCCGCCCCGCGTGCGACGAGACGGTCGACGCCGCCGATGCGGCGCAATCGCCCCGAACGCACCCGCGACGATATCGTGGGCACACACGGCGCATCCTCGTCCCGGAACGGCTACCGTCCCCGTCCACCCAACGCGCGGTCGAGGTTGAAGGCCGCCGAGATCAGCCCCAGATGCGTGAAGGCCTGGGGAAAGTTGCCCAGCGCCTCGCCGCTCGTCCCCGTCTGCTCGGCGTACAGTCCCAGGTGATTGGCGAAGCCGAGCATCTGCTCGAACCGCAGCCGGGCCGTCCTCAGGCGTTCCGGATCGGTTCGGCCGGCGCGGGTCATCGCCTCGATCAGCCAGAACGAGCACATGTTGAACGTGCCCTCCTCTCCAGGCAGCCCGTCGGGCGCCTCGCTGGGGTCGTACCGGTAGACGAGGCCGTCGGCGGCCAGCCCGCGGTCGCGGCGCGGCGCCCGCACGGCATCGATCGTCGCCAGCATGCGCGGGTCGTTCGGCGAGGTGAAGAAGACGAGCGGCAGGAGCAGCAGCGAGGCGTCGAGCGCGTCCGACCCGTAGCTCTGGACGAACGCCTTCCGGTGCGGATCCCACCCCCGCTCCATGACCTCTTCCATGATTGCGTCGCGGATCTTCAGCCACCGCTCGCGGTCGGCCGGGAACGACCTTTTGTCGGCCAGGCGCAGCCCGCGGTCGAGCGCCACCCAGCTCAGCACTCGTGAATAGACGAAGTCGCGGCGCCCGCCGCGCACTTCCCAGATCCCCTCGTCCGGCCGCTGCCAGTTGTCGCACAGCCAGTCGATCATGGTGCGCAGCTGCACCCAGTCGTCGTACGCGAGCGGCGAGGCGTACTTGTTGTGCAGGTACACCGAGTCCATCAGCTCGCCGTAGATGTCGAGCTGGAGCTGATCGTGGGCGCCGTTGCCAATCCGGACCGGCCGCGACCCGCGGTACCCCTCCAGGTGGGGCAGCTCGAACTCCTCGAGGTCCGACCGGCCGTCGATGCCGTACATGAGCTGCAGCGGGCCGGCCGAATGCGAGTCGGGGTGCCGCCAGCGCTCGCGCAGCCAGTCCATGAAGTGGACCGCTTCGTTGGTGAACCCGATTCGCAGCAGGGCGTACAACGTGAAGGCCGCATCGCGGATCCAGGTGTATCGGTAGTCCCAGTTGCGGACGCCGCCGATTCCCTCCGGCAGGCTGGTGGTCGGCGCGGCGACGATGGCCCCGGTCGGTTCGTAGGTCAGGAGCTTCAACGCCAGGGCCGAGCGCGTGACGTGCTCGCGCCAGCGGCCGGTGTACGTGCACTGGCTCAGCCACCGGTGCCAGTAGTCGACCGTGCGTCGAAACAGCGCCTCGGCCTCGGCGGCGGTCGGGCACGCGCAGGGATCGTGTCCTGGAGGAAGGAGCCGGAGTACGAACGTCTGCTCTTCTCCCGGGCCGAGCGTGATCTCCGTCCACGCGGCGCCGTTGTCGATTCGCAGCGGCACCGGCGAGGACAGCGCCAGTGACAATCCTGCCCCCTCGAAGCGCACGCCGCCGGAGTCCGCCACGACCGTATGGGGCGCCCGCGCGTAGTCAAACGCCGGCCGGCACTCGATCCGCACCGGCAGCCGTCCCTGGACGACGTGAATCCGGCGAACGAGCTCGTGCGTGCAGACGTCTCCAGCCTCCGGCACCGGCATGAAGTCGACGAGCTCGACGATGCCGTCCGGGTGCATGAAGCGGGTCATGAGGACGTTGGTGTCCGGCCAGTAGAACTGCTTGTGGCGGGCCCCCTCGATCACCGGCGCGATCCGGAAGCGGCCGCCCCGGGCATCGTCGAGGATCGCGCCGAACACGCTCGGTGAGTCGAAGCGCGGAAGGCAGAGCCAGTCAATCGAGCCGTCGAGCCCGACGAGCGCCGCGGTCCGCAGGTTGCCGATGATGCCGTAGTGCTCGATTGGCTGATAGGCCATGGATGGTCCTCGCCCCGGGTTCGGGCTCATCACGGCTTCCACGTCACCCCTCTGAGGCGGATGGCTTCATGATACCCGGCGCTCGGATCGGGATCCCACACCCGCGCCCGCGGACGCGACCGCCCATCGGAGTACGAGCCCAGCCCGTACGTCTCGGATGGAGGGTCGGGACGGCCGGCACTCGAGCTCGGCGGCGCTGGCGGCGCGTCTGGACGCTGGGCGCAGGCGATCGAGTGCGCCAGACGGTCCGATCGCACATAATTTCTCCTGGAGCCTCCCGTTCGGTTGGCTTGGCACACCCAGTGGAGTTGCCGATATGACCCGTGTCTTCCTTCCGCTGCTCCTGACGTTCTCGACCCTCGTCGCGGTCGTCGCCTACCACGCACCCCAGGACGCGCAAACCTCCGGCCAGGGCGGCGATCAGTTCCTCGATGGCATCGGCGAAACGGCCCTGATCGCGCGCTACGTCTTCAACGGCAACGCCGAGGACTCGTCGAGAAACCAGCTGCATGCGACGGTACGCGGCACCGGCGGCGTCTTCGTCGACGACCCCAGCGGCCGTCAGTCATTGCTCCTCACGGGCGATGGCAGCCACGTGCAGCT encodes the following:
- a CDS encoding glycoside hydrolase family 15 protein, producing the protein MAYQPIEHYGIIGNLRTAALVGLDGSIDWLCLPRFDSPSVFGAILDDARGGRFRIAPVIEGARHKQFYWPDTNVLMTRFMHPDGIVELVDFMPVPEAGDVCTHELVRRIHVVQGRLPVRIECRPAFDYARAPHTVVADSGGVRFEGAGLSLALSSPVPLRIDNGAAWTEITLGPGEEQTFVLRLLPPGHDPCACPTAAEAEALFRRTVDYWHRWLSQCTYTGRWREHVTRSALALKLLTYEPTGAIVAAPTTSLPEGIGGVRNWDYRYTWIRDAAFTLYALLRIGFTNEAVHFMDWLRERWRHPDSHSAGPLQLMYGIDGRSDLEEFELPHLEGYRGSRPVRIGNGAHDQLQLDIYGELMDSVYLHNKYASPLAYDDWVQLRTMIDWLCDNWQRPDEGIWEVRGGRRDFVYSRVLSWVALDRGLRLADKRSFPADRERWLKIRDAIMEEVMERGWDPHRKAFVQSYGSDALDASLLLLPLVFFTSPNDPRMLATIDAVRAPRRDRGLAADGLVYRYDPSEAPDGLPGEEGTFNMCSFWLIEAMTRAGRTDPERLRTARLRFEQMLGFANHLGLYAEQTGTSGEALGNFPQAFTHLGLISAAFNLDRALGGRGR
- a CDS encoding PIN domain-containing protein, giving the protein MTSGTSDKAFVDSNVLIYAHDVDAGRKRDVAKALLRDLWLARTGVLSTQVLHEFYVNVTRKIRTPVSKADARAVVGTYIPWCVEPETGDVKEAFRIEDEAGISFWDALIVAAAARSGATRVLSEDLNPGQIIAGVTVVNPFADSAEPPPDAGNR
- a CDS encoding PIN domain-containing protein is translated as MIAPDVNVLLYAFREESERHAEYHAWLQDALNGTESVALFEPVLSAVMRIATHPAVFRPPSPRDIVEAFIDACLAAPAAIAMRAESGHWPIFRELCARVDCRGNLIQDAYLAAIAVEHNCTYITTDRDYARFPRLRCRHPLD
- a CDS encoding type II toxin-antitoxin system VapB family antitoxin, whose amino-acid sequence is MRTIISLDDELHRRAKSYAARHGTTLTALVEEALRARLAERRGKRRPQVRLPTFKGEGLQSGLSLDEMGTVYDRMDGIR